A single window of Solenopsis invicta isolate M01_SB chromosome 3, UNIL_Sinv_3.0, whole genome shotgun sequence DNA harbors:
- the LOC105196707 gene encoding protein wntless: MQGTIIENLSGKKLSVLVMLLIIAQIVCFLIGGLIAPTPASSQNILGTPCKIISVNDSHDENKWFYPRGKGSCSQVDLHQFSLDIHQQAYQVVYTFQMPVPRSSMQLDYSRWQQNLIGVLQVDISYTSQIEIAPRTKITLDARLAYRNKGDPDNAWKPYASSIVERILDCSIDKPLEHYNYNCSVMPLFELGSLYHDYYLLNIRLPADTNKNQGLGHIVDLWLTAINQNGGFTKVWVSLKTIYFPVVLGVLTWYWRRVYMLSRSPALLEYMLLALGSALTFLNLPLEYLTLAYDMPFMLLLGDIRQGVFYATLLSFWLVFAGEHLMIQEGEQSNSLKCYWRHLSAVGTGCLSLFVFDMCERGVQLRNPFYSIWVTDLGTKLALSFIILAGISAGIYLLFLSYMIWKVFMNISAKRAVLPSMSSARRLHYEGVIYRFKFLMIATLLCASLTVIGFILGQVAEGQWKWDEDLQLEMTSAFFTGVYGMWNIYIIALLCLYAPSHKQWPIEPSENSISEEIEFSPLPTDPNEMLSLTAFARKTAVE, encoded by the exons ATGCAGGGCACCATAATCGAAAACCTGAGCGGCAAGAAGCTCTCTGTGCTGGTGATGCTGCTCATAATCGCGCAAATAGTCTGCTTCCTGATAGGGGGTTTAATCG CACCTACACCTGCCAGCAGTCAGAACATTCTTGGCACACCATGCAAAATCATTAGCGTTAATGATTCTCATGATGAAAATAAATGGTTTTATCCAAGAGGAAAAGGTTCCTGTTCTCAAGTTGACCTGCATCAATTTAGTTTAGACATTCATCAGCAAGCTTATCAAGTTGTATACACATTTCAG atGCCTGTGCCTCGGAGCAGCATGCAGCTTGATTATTCGAGATGGCAGCAAAATTTGATAGGTGTTTTACAAGTGGATATATCTTATACCAGTCAGATAGAAATTG CTCCCAGGACGAAAATAACATTGGATGCACGGCTAGCATATCGAAACAAGGGAGATCCAGATAACGCATGGAAACCATATGCTTCTTCTATTGTGGAGAGAATTTTGGACTGTAGCATAGATAAG ccATTGGAGCactacaattataattgtagcGTTATGCCATTGTTTGAATTAGGATCTTTATACCATGACTATTACTTGTTGAATATTCGTCTTCCTGCCGACACTAATAAAAATCAAGGATTGGGACACATCGTTGATTTATGGCTCACA GCTATCAATCAAAATGGAGGATTCACGAAAGTGTGGGTGAGCCTAAAGACCATTTATTTCCCAGTAGTGCTAGGCGTTTTGACTTGGTATTGGAGGAGAGTGTACATGTTATCCAGATCACCTGCTCTTTTGGAGTACATGCTCTTAGCTTTGGGTTCCGCCTTAACGTTTTTAAATC tGCCATTGGAATATTTAACTCTTGCTTATGATATGCCATTTATGCTTTTACTGGGTGATATTCGACAAGGAGTATTTTATGCAACATTGTTATCATTTTGGCTTGTATTTGCTGGTGAACACTTAATG ATTCAG GAAGGTGAACAAAGCAATTCATTAAAATGTTACTGGCGGCATCTCTCTGCAGTTGGTACTGGTTGTCTCTCACTGTTTGTATTTGATATGTGCGAACGTGGTGTACAATTGAGAAATCCATTTTATTCGATTTGGGTCACTGATCTTGGCACGAAATTGGCA ttgTCTTTCATCATCTTGGCTGGCATTTCAGCCGGAATATACCTGCTATTCTTGTCTTATATGATATGGAAAGTATTCATGAATATTAGTGCGAAGAGAGCTGTTTTACCTAGCATGAGCTCAGCGCGACGTCTGCATTATGAGGGTGTTATATATCGCTTCAAATTCTTAATGATTGCCACATTATTATGCGCATCATTAACTGTCATTGGTTTTATACTTGGACAA GTTGCGGAAGGTCAGTGGAAATGGGATGAAGATTTACAATTGGAAATGACTTCTGCCTTTTTCACCGGAGTATATGGAATGTGgaatatttacattattgcattattatgcCTCTATGCACCTTCTCACAAACAATGGCCAATTGAGCCGTCTg AAAACAGTATTAGTGAAGAGATCGAATTTTCTCCCTTGCCAACTGATCCTAATGAGATGCTGTCTCTCACTGCATTTGCGCGAAAAACAGCAGTAGAGTAa
- the LOC105196706 gene encoding striatin-interacting protein 1 isoform X2, whose product MESNRTTDLEFVYDDTDTHSNEIAELYSYTEQYELQLNLKAFEDQMEWYNLRPWWQNLTRPQQRSIIYKLLDQLEVSNKQLRMKAARCILYLAQGCWAEVQSDKEQQDWTRTNVMLLYEAGIFPAFVELLNIEIENSTTATSAMRKLAVSLADSIDLRVILSVLYVITEVMREELKNIEHSEYKDNVEAFKEDLVNPYGEELLIVKLLGMVTCFCSGSAPHFPMKKVLLLLWKLILVSLGGIDALRELKKLYREEAGLDTQQEDTIEVARTMRASSPPMSAADLLETQNQKRNNRPFRRSLMKQSSLDDPGLGMEYEGGEPPNNTGANEGDGELIVFLGPGGPGGWNQTYYEDQNNQSQLRPGTPQLIKGKGLPWTPKVRQKDVDTFLEVARMKFVGYKLQGDRESLAGLPQPIHEGVTTLKKHMYTSLAEIQIRKEEEIARNPMSTLEPPLRQTPTEILYQAILPNLPQYMIALLKILLAAAPTSKAKTDSINILADVLPEEMPMTVLQSMKLGIDVNRHKEIIVKAVSAILLLLLKHFKLNHVYQFEFMSQHLVFANCIPLVLKFLNQNIIAYIEAKNIIPILDFPMCVIGDQPELTTESLEIGHSQSFSWRNVFSCINLLRILNKLTKWKHSRIMMLVVFKSAPILKRTLKVRHAMMQLYVLKLLKMQTKYLGRQWRKTNMKTISVIYAKVRHRLNDDWAYGNDLEARPWDFQVEECELRTCVDQFNNRRYSNIPRDEEMEPVDASVTSVLGANVELTEEFKQHYELWLQQEVFQRSINWDELLDPTACEI is encoded by the exons ATG GAAAGTAACAGAACTACAGATCTAGAATTTGTTTACGATGACACTGACACACACTCTAATGAAATTGCTGAGTTGTACAGCTACACGGAGCAGTATGAGTTGCAGCTTAATCTTAAG gCATTTGAGGATCAGATGGAATGGTACAATTTACGGCCATGGTGGCAAAACTTGACAAGACCACAACAGAGATCAATAATCTACAAGTTGCTGGATCAATTGGAAGTTTCCAATAAACAGCTCAGGATGAAAGCGGCTCGTTGCATTCTTTATTTAGCTCAGGGTTGTTGGGCTGAGGTACAGTCTGACAAGGAACAACAAGACTGGACTAGGACAAACGTAATGTTACTCTACGAAGCTGGCATTTTTCCAGCGTTTGTTGAACTGCTAAACATTGAGATTGA AAATAGCACAACTGCTACCTCGGCAATGAGAAAGCTGGCTGTTAGCCTTGCTGATTCGATAGACTTAAGAGTCATTCTGTCCGTTTTGTACGTTATAACAGAAGTTATGAGAgaagagttaaaaaatattgagcaCAGTGAATATAAAGACAATGTTGAAGCTTTTAAAGAAGATCTTG TAAATCCATATGGAGAAGAACTATTAATCGTTAAACTCCTCGGCATGGTAACGTGTTTCTGCAGCGGCTCGGCACCACATTTTCCTATGAAAAAGGTTCTCTTGCTTTTGTGGAAGCTGATCTTAGTCTCTCTTGGCGGCATTGACGCACTCAGAGAATTGAAGAAGTTGTATCGTGAAGAGGCAGGACTCGATACGCAGCAGGAAGACACTATCGAAGTCGCTAGGACGATGAGAGCTAGCTCTCCGCCTATGAGCGCGGCTGATTTGTTGGAAACGcaaaatcagaaaagaaacaATCGACCTTTTCGAAGG agttTGATGAAACAAAGCTCGTTAGATGATCCAGGCTTGGGGATGGAATACGAAGGAGGAGAACCTCCAAATAATACTGGGGCAAATGAGGGAGATGGCGAACTGATTGTATTCCTCGGTCCTGGTGGACCTGGCGGTTGGAATCAAACATATTATGAAGACCAGAATAATCAGTCGCAATTAAGGCCAGGTACTCCACAGCTTATAAAGGGAAAag GTTTACCATGGACGCCCAAAGTGAGACAAAAGGACGTGGACACCTTTCTCGAAGTTGCCAGAATGAAGTTTGTCGGGTACAAATTACAAGGAGATAGGGAGAGTTTAGCAGGTTTGCCGCAACCAATTCATGAAGGCGTTACTACTCTTAAAAAG CATATGTACACATCCCTAGCGGAAATTCagataaggaaggaagaagaGATAGCGAGAAACCCAATGAGTACTCTAGAACCCCCGCTTCGTCAAACACCAACCGAAATTCTTTATCAGGCTATATTACCGAATTTGCCGCAATATATGATTGCTTTATTGAAGATATTACTTGCTGCTGCACCGACAAGCAAAGCTAAGACAGACAGTATTAATATCTTGGCTGATGTGTTGCCGGAGGAAATGCC AATGACGGTACTGCAATCGATGAAATTAGGAATCGACGTTAACCGACATAAGGAAATTATTGTTAAAGCCGTTTCTGCAATTTTATTACTGTTGCTTAAGCATTTCAAACTGAATCACGTATATCAATTCGAATTTATGTCGCAGCATTTAGTATTTGCCAATTGCATACCTcttgtattgaaatttttaaatcagaaCATTATAGCGTACATTGAGGCGAAGAATAT TATTCCTATTTTGGACTTTCCTATGTGTGTCATTGGTGATCAGCCGGAATTAACTACTGAAAGTCTCGAAATCGGCCATAGTCAATCTTTTTCATGGAGAAATGTTTTctcttgtattaatttattaagaattttgaaCAAATTAACCAAATGGAAACACAGTAGGATAATG ATGTTAGTCGTTTTTAAGTCAGCACCTATTTTAAAACGCACACTAAAAGTCAGACATGCAATGATgcaattatatgttttaaaattattgaagatGCAAACGAAATATCTCGGACGGCAGTGGAGAAAGACAAATATGAAAACTATTAGTGTCATTTATGCGAAAGTTCGACATCGCTTAAATGATGACTGGGCATACGGCAAtg ACTTAGAAGCGCGGCCATGGGATTTCCAAGTTGAAGAGTGTGAGCTACGTACATGCGTTGATCAGTTTAATAATCGAAGATATTCTAATATTCCGAGGGACGAAGAAATGGAACCGGTTGACGCATCAGTAACGTCCGTACTCGGTGCAAATGTGGAATTGACTGAGGAGTTTAAGCAACATTATGAATTATGGTTACAACAGGAGGTATTTCAAAGAAGTATTAATTGGGATGAATTATTGGATCCCACGGCGtgtgaaatttaa
- the LOC105196706 gene encoding striatin-interacting protein 1 isoform X1, producing MLCDVAMDANGNGKRDPLPVYFHRSGTCTDESNRTTDLEFVYDDTDTHSNEIAELYSYTEQYELQLNLKAFEDQMEWYNLRPWWQNLTRPQQRSIIYKLLDQLEVSNKQLRMKAARCILYLAQGCWAEVQSDKEQQDWTRTNVMLLYEAGIFPAFVELLNIEIENSTTATSAMRKLAVSLADSIDLRVILSVLYVITEVMREELKNIEHSEYKDNVEAFKEDLVNPYGEELLIVKLLGMVTCFCSGSAPHFPMKKVLLLLWKLILVSLGGIDALRELKKLYREEAGLDTQQEDTIEVARTMRASSPPMSAADLLETQNQKRNNRPFRRSLMKQSSLDDPGLGMEYEGGEPPNNTGANEGDGELIVFLGPGGPGGWNQTYYEDQNNQSQLRPGTPQLIKGKGLPWTPKVRQKDVDTFLEVARMKFVGYKLQGDRESLAGLPQPIHEGVTTLKKHMYTSLAEIQIRKEEEIARNPMSTLEPPLRQTPTEILYQAILPNLPQYMIALLKILLAAAPTSKAKTDSINILADVLPEEMPMTVLQSMKLGIDVNRHKEIIVKAVSAILLLLLKHFKLNHVYQFEFMSQHLVFANCIPLVLKFLNQNIIAYIEAKNIIPILDFPMCVIGDQPELTTESLEIGHSQSFSWRNVFSCINLLRILNKLTKWKHSRIMMLVVFKSAPILKRTLKVRHAMMQLYVLKLLKMQTKYLGRQWRKTNMKTISVIYAKVRHRLNDDWAYGNDLEARPWDFQVEECELRTCVDQFNNRRYSNIPRDEEMEPVDASVTSVLGANVELTEEFKQHYELWLQQEVFQRSINWDELLDPTACEI from the exons ATGTTGTGTGACGTAGCGATGGACGCGAACGGGAACGGCAAGCGTGATCCTCTCCCCGTCTACTTCCATCGGAGCGGAACCTGCACCGAC GAAAGTAACAGAACTACAGATCTAGAATTTGTTTACGATGACACTGACACACACTCTAATGAAATTGCTGAGTTGTACAGCTACACGGAGCAGTATGAGTTGCAGCTTAATCTTAAG gCATTTGAGGATCAGATGGAATGGTACAATTTACGGCCATGGTGGCAAAACTTGACAAGACCACAACAGAGATCAATAATCTACAAGTTGCTGGATCAATTGGAAGTTTCCAATAAACAGCTCAGGATGAAAGCGGCTCGTTGCATTCTTTATTTAGCTCAGGGTTGTTGGGCTGAGGTACAGTCTGACAAGGAACAACAAGACTGGACTAGGACAAACGTAATGTTACTCTACGAAGCTGGCATTTTTCCAGCGTTTGTTGAACTGCTAAACATTGAGATTGA AAATAGCACAACTGCTACCTCGGCAATGAGAAAGCTGGCTGTTAGCCTTGCTGATTCGATAGACTTAAGAGTCATTCTGTCCGTTTTGTACGTTATAACAGAAGTTATGAGAgaagagttaaaaaatattgagcaCAGTGAATATAAAGACAATGTTGAAGCTTTTAAAGAAGATCTTG TAAATCCATATGGAGAAGAACTATTAATCGTTAAACTCCTCGGCATGGTAACGTGTTTCTGCAGCGGCTCGGCACCACATTTTCCTATGAAAAAGGTTCTCTTGCTTTTGTGGAAGCTGATCTTAGTCTCTCTTGGCGGCATTGACGCACTCAGAGAATTGAAGAAGTTGTATCGTGAAGAGGCAGGACTCGATACGCAGCAGGAAGACACTATCGAAGTCGCTAGGACGATGAGAGCTAGCTCTCCGCCTATGAGCGCGGCTGATTTGTTGGAAACGcaaaatcagaaaagaaacaATCGACCTTTTCGAAGG agttTGATGAAACAAAGCTCGTTAGATGATCCAGGCTTGGGGATGGAATACGAAGGAGGAGAACCTCCAAATAATACTGGGGCAAATGAGGGAGATGGCGAACTGATTGTATTCCTCGGTCCTGGTGGACCTGGCGGTTGGAATCAAACATATTATGAAGACCAGAATAATCAGTCGCAATTAAGGCCAGGTACTCCACAGCTTATAAAGGGAAAag GTTTACCATGGACGCCCAAAGTGAGACAAAAGGACGTGGACACCTTTCTCGAAGTTGCCAGAATGAAGTTTGTCGGGTACAAATTACAAGGAGATAGGGAGAGTTTAGCAGGTTTGCCGCAACCAATTCATGAAGGCGTTACTACTCTTAAAAAG CATATGTACACATCCCTAGCGGAAATTCagataaggaaggaagaagaGATAGCGAGAAACCCAATGAGTACTCTAGAACCCCCGCTTCGTCAAACACCAACCGAAATTCTTTATCAGGCTATATTACCGAATTTGCCGCAATATATGATTGCTTTATTGAAGATATTACTTGCTGCTGCACCGACAAGCAAAGCTAAGACAGACAGTATTAATATCTTGGCTGATGTGTTGCCGGAGGAAATGCC AATGACGGTACTGCAATCGATGAAATTAGGAATCGACGTTAACCGACATAAGGAAATTATTGTTAAAGCCGTTTCTGCAATTTTATTACTGTTGCTTAAGCATTTCAAACTGAATCACGTATATCAATTCGAATTTATGTCGCAGCATTTAGTATTTGCCAATTGCATACCTcttgtattgaaatttttaaatcagaaCATTATAGCGTACATTGAGGCGAAGAATAT TATTCCTATTTTGGACTTTCCTATGTGTGTCATTGGTGATCAGCCGGAATTAACTACTGAAAGTCTCGAAATCGGCCATAGTCAATCTTTTTCATGGAGAAATGTTTTctcttgtattaatttattaagaattttgaaCAAATTAACCAAATGGAAACACAGTAGGATAATG ATGTTAGTCGTTTTTAAGTCAGCACCTATTTTAAAACGCACACTAAAAGTCAGACATGCAATGATgcaattatatgttttaaaattattgaagatGCAAACGAAATATCTCGGACGGCAGTGGAGAAAGACAAATATGAAAACTATTAGTGTCATTTATGCGAAAGTTCGACATCGCTTAAATGATGACTGGGCATACGGCAAtg ACTTAGAAGCGCGGCCATGGGATTTCCAAGTTGAAGAGTGTGAGCTACGTACATGCGTTGATCAGTTTAATAATCGAAGATATTCTAATATTCCGAGGGACGAAGAAATGGAACCGGTTGACGCATCAGTAACGTCCGTACTCGGTGCAAATGTGGAATTGACTGAGGAGTTTAAGCAACATTATGAATTATGGTTACAACAGGAGGTATTTCAAAGAAGTATTAATTGGGATGAATTATTGGATCCCACGGCGtgtgaaatttaa
- the LOC105196708 gene encoding glucose-6-phosphate 1-dehydrogenase isoform X2: MSTSKTSTEEGLQYFRQSLKSEEMDHQGTHFDRLIPHVFVIFGASGDLAKKKIYPTLWWLFRDNLLPKPTTFVGYARSKLTIQQLREKCHQYMKVKSDEAEKYEEFWKHNHYIAGSYDQKKDFELLNRELQKYEQGNTAHRLFYLALPPSVFECVTVRIRLTCMADKGWTRIIIEKPFGHDADSSQKLSDHLATLFSEDQIYRIDHYLGKEMVQNLMTLRFGNRVFNPTWNRDNIASVQITFKEPFGTQGRGGYFDEFGIIRDVMQNHLLQILSLVAMEKPASCAPDDIRNEKVKVLRCIKDLQLDQVVLGQYVGDQDAEDPEARLGYLDDATVPAGSNTPTFAFAVLKINNERWDGVPFMLKCGKALNERKAEVRVQYQDVPGDIFEGKAKRNELVIRVQPGEALYIKMMTKSPGMTFHMEETELDFTYGSRYKGCKLPDAYERLILDVFCGSQMHFVRNDELHEAWRIFTPLLHQIEKEKIQPIPYKYGCRGPKEADDMAKKNNFMYYGSYKWVKP; this comes from the exons ATGAGTACCTCAA AAACGTCAACGGAGGAGGGGTTGCAGTACTTCAGACAATCCCTGAAGTCAgaagaaatggatcatcaaggAACTCATTTTGACAGACTTATCCCACATGTGTTTGTCATCTTTGGAGCGTCT GGTGACCTTGCCAAGAAGAAAATCTATCCGACTCTCTGGTGGCTCTTCCGAGATAATCTTCTACCAAAACCCACCACTTTCGTTGGCTATGCTAGAAGCAAATTGACGATACAACAACTGCGTGAGAAATGTCATCAATATATGAAAGTGAAGTCAGATGAGGCAGAGAAGTATGAAGAATTTTGGAAGCACAATCATTATATCGCTGGTTCCTACGATCAGAAGAAAGACTTTGAACTACTGAATCGTGAATTACAAAAGTATGAGCAAGGAAACACTGCGCACAGGCTGTTTTATTTAGCCTTACCACCGAGCGTGTTCGAATGCGTCACAGTACGCATTCGACTTACCTGTATGGCAGACAA aggCTGGACGAGAATTATAATCGAAAAACCGTTCGGCCACGATGCCGACTCATCGCAGAAGCTTTCCGATCACTTGGCGACACTGTTCAGCGAAGATCAAATCTACCGTATCGATCACTATCTTGGCAAGGAGATGGTACAAAATCTGATGACTTTGAGATTTGGAAACAGGGTGTTTAATCCGACATGGAATCGGGACAACATAGCCTCAGTGCAAATCACATTTAAAGAACCCTTCGGCACTCAGGGTAGAGGCGGCTATTTCGACGAGTTCGGCATCATCAGGGATGTGATGCAAAATCACTTGCTACAGATTTTGTCCTTAGTAGCCATGGAAAAACCCGCGTCCTGCGCACCGGACGACATCAGAAACGAGAAGGTGAAGGTTCTCAGATGTATCAAAGATCTACAACTCGATCAGGTAGTCCTCGGTCAGTACGTCGGAGATCAGGATGCTGAGGATCCAGAAGCACGTTTAGGCTATTTGGATGATGCCACAGTACCAGCCGGTTCTAACACGCCGACATTCGCGTTTGCAGTGCTAAAAATAAACAACGAGAGATGGGATGGAGTACCATTCATGCTGAAATGTGGAAAAG CTCTAAACGAAAGGAAAGCAGAAGTTAGAGTACAATATCAAGACGTACCGGGCGATATCTTTGAAGGAAAGGCGAAGAGAAACGAATTGGTAATAAGAGTACAACCGGGCGAAGCGttgtatattaaaatgatgacaaaaTCACCTGGCATGACATTCCACATGGAAGAAACAGAATTGGACTTCACCTATGGTAGTAGATACAAA gGTTGTAAATTACCGGATGCCTACGAGAGACTAATTTTAGACGTTTTTTGCGGTTCACAAATGCATTTCGTGCGAAACGATGAGTTACACGAAGCATGGCGGATATTTACGCCGCTACTCcatcaaattgaaaaagaaaagattcaGCCGATTCCATACAA gTATGGCTGTCGAGGCCCAAAAGAAGCCGACGACATGgcgaagaaaaataatttcatgtacTATGGTTCGTACAAATGGGTGAAACCGTGA
- the LOC105196708 gene encoding glucose-6-phosphate 1-dehydrogenase isoform X1, with product MAEHRRKTSTEEGLQYFRQSLKSEEMDHQGTHFDRLIPHVFVIFGASGDLAKKKIYPTLWWLFRDNLLPKPTTFVGYARSKLTIQQLREKCHQYMKVKSDEAEKYEEFWKHNHYIAGSYDQKKDFELLNRELQKYEQGNTAHRLFYLALPPSVFECVTVRIRLTCMADKGWTRIIIEKPFGHDADSSQKLSDHLATLFSEDQIYRIDHYLGKEMVQNLMTLRFGNRVFNPTWNRDNIASVQITFKEPFGTQGRGGYFDEFGIIRDVMQNHLLQILSLVAMEKPASCAPDDIRNEKVKVLRCIKDLQLDQVVLGQYVGDQDAEDPEARLGYLDDATVPAGSNTPTFAFAVLKINNERWDGVPFMLKCGKALNERKAEVRVQYQDVPGDIFEGKAKRNELVIRVQPGEALYIKMMTKSPGMTFHMEETELDFTYGSRYKGCKLPDAYERLILDVFCGSQMHFVRNDELHEAWRIFTPLLHQIEKEKIQPIPYKYGCRGPKEADDMAKKNNFMYYGSYKWVKP from the exons AAACGTCAACGGAGGAGGGGTTGCAGTACTTCAGACAATCCCTGAAGTCAgaagaaatggatcatcaaggAACTCATTTTGACAGACTTATCCCACATGTGTTTGTCATCTTTGGAGCGTCT GGTGACCTTGCCAAGAAGAAAATCTATCCGACTCTCTGGTGGCTCTTCCGAGATAATCTTCTACCAAAACCCACCACTTTCGTTGGCTATGCTAGAAGCAAATTGACGATACAACAACTGCGTGAGAAATGTCATCAATATATGAAAGTGAAGTCAGATGAGGCAGAGAAGTATGAAGAATTTTGGAAGCACAATCATTATATCGCTGGTTCCTACGATCAGAAGAAAGACTTTGAACTACTGAATCGTGAATTACAAAAGTATGAGCAAGGAAACACTGCGCACAGGCTGTTTTATTTAGCCTTACCACCGAGCGTGTTCGAATGCGTCACAGTACGCATTCGACTTACCTGTATGGCAGACAA aggCTGGACGAGAATTATAATCGAAAAACCGTTCGGCCACGATGCCGACTCATCGCAGAAGCTTTCCGATCACTTGGCGACACTGTTCAGCGAAGATCAAATCTACCGTATCGATCACTATCTTGGCAAGGAGATGGTACAAAATCTGATGACTTTGAGATTTGGAAACAGGGTGTTTAATCCGACATGGAATCGGGACAACATAGCCTCAGTGCAAATCACATTTAAAGAACCCTTCGGCACTCAGGGTAGAGGCGGCTATTTCGACGAGTTCGGCATCATCAGGGATGTGATGCAAAATCACTTGCTACAGATTTTGTCCTTAGTAGCCATGGAAAAACCCGCGTCCTGCGCACCGGACGACATCAGAAACGAGAAGGTGAAGGTTCTCAGATGTATCAAAGATCTACAACTCGATCAGGTAGTCCTCGGTCAGTACGTCGGAGATCAGGATGCTGAGGATCCAGAAGCACGTTTAGGCTATTTGGATGATGCCACAGTACCAGCCGGTTCTAACACGCCGACATTCGCGTTTGCAGTGCTAAAAATAAACAACGAGAGATGGGATGGAGTACCATTCATGCTGAAATGTGGAAAAG CTCTAAACGAAAGGAAAGCAGAAGTTAGAGTACAATATCAAGACGTACCGGGCGATATCTTTGAAGGAAAGGCGAAGAGAAACGAATTGGTAATAAGAGTACAACCGGGCGAAGCGttgtatattaaaatgatgacaaaaTCACCTGGCATGACATTCCACATGGAAGAAACAGAATTGGACTTCACCTATGGTAGTAGATACAAA gGTTGTAAATTACCGGATGCCTACGAGAGACTAATTTTAGACGTTTTTTGCGGTTCACAAATGCATTTCGTGCGAAACGATGAGTTACACGAAGCATGGCGGATATTTACGCCGCTACTCcatcaaattgaaaaagaaaagattcaGCCGATTCCATACAA gTATGGCTGTCGAGGCCCAAAAGAAGCCGACGACATGgcgaagaaaaataatttcatgtacTATGGTTCGTACAAATGGGTGAAACCGTGA